From Scomber scombrus chromosome 21, fScoSco1.1, whole genome shotgun sequence, one genomic window encodes:
- the LOC134003454 gene encoding glucagon-like peptide 2 receptor yields the protein MLPTWHKRTWATTTDTYLLLLLFVIFNHQVTGSVLESLIAKRTEYWDTCNRTLEKSALLKTGIYCNGTFDMFVCWPHSSPGNVSIPCPSYLPWISEDASRRVHRECLENGRWRQKENSSEPWRDDSECQEHHYFKDEEDKIPRQTALRLISVIGYSVSLFSLTLATLLMGMLRKLHCTRNYIHMNLFVSFILRAVAIISKEIMLHIMYSNLPKDDLGWNSYSSSTTMVMCKFSKVAMEYFVACNYFWLLVEAVFLHTLLFTAVLTKRCLLKKYMLLGWGTPVLFVTPWTVVKIVYENTGCWSIVNRGFWWILRGPITLSVLVIFFIFIKILMLLLSKLKADQVKFTDYRYSLARATLVLIPLLGIHEVVFTVLIDECMEGHSLYARNFINLTLSSFQGFFVAVLYCFANGEVQAELKKRWQLFLFTNHFQVRSCFRGAPLKHLWKCTRRHRPQCSRQSESYDEGGTSAIHPHLLQVAVQGGSGAHRLGDVKGQGMRGCDATGLDFLTRKSLSSSDGEITLGETMEEIMEESEF from the exons ATGTTGCCGACCTGGCACAAGAGGACCTGGGCCACAACAACGGACACATATCTGCTCTTACTCCTCTTTGTCATCTTCAACCACCAG GTAACAGGCTCAGTGCTAGAAAGTCTGATCGCTAAACGGACCGAATACTGGGACACCTGCAACAGAACTCTGGAAAAAAGCGCTCTCTTGAAAACTG GAATCTACTGTAATGGAACATTTGACATGTTCGTGTGCTGGCCCCATTCATCTCCTGGGAACGTGTCGATCCCCTGTCCTTCTTACTTACCATGGATCAGCGAGG ACGCCTCCAGGAGGGTGCATAGAGAATGTTTGGAAAATGGGAGATGGCGACAGAAGGAGAACTCGTCAGAGCCCTGGAGGGATGATTCTGAGTGTCAGGAACACCATTACTTTAAAGACGAg GAAGATAAAATACCTCGCCAGACAGCCCTCAGGCTCATCTCTGTCATTGGCTATTCCGTCTCCCTGTTCTCCCTCACGCTGGCCACTCTCCTGATGGGCATGTTGAG GAAGCTCCACTGTACCCGGAACTACATTCACATGAATCTGTTTGTGTCATTCATCCTGAGAGCCGTGGCTATCATCTCTAAGGAAATTATGTTACACATCATGTATTCTAACCTGCCCAAAGACGATCTTGGATGGAACTCTTACTCGAGCTCTACG ACAATGGTCATGTGCAAATTCTCCAAAGTGGCCATGGAGTACTTTGTGGCCTGTAACTACTTCTGGCTCTTGGTGGAGGCTGTTTTTCTCCACACACTGCTCTTCACCGCTGTGCTGACCAAAAGATGTCTGCTGAAGAAGTATATGCTGTTAGGATGGG GAACACCTGTCTTGTTCGTGACACCCTGGACAGTGGTTAAGATTGTATATGAAAACACAGG ATGCTGGTCAATTGTGAACAGAGGTTTCTGGTGGATCCTAAGGGGCCCGATTACTTTATCAGTGCTG GTCATTTTCTTTATATTCATCAAGattctgatgctgctgctgtccaaGCTGAAAGCGGATCAGGTGAAATTTACCGACTACAGATACAG CTTGGCCAGAGCAACACTGGTACTGATTCCTCTGCTGGGAATCCATGAAGTGGTCTTCACCGTGCTGATAGACGAGTGCATGGAGGGCCACAGTCTTTATGCCAGGAACTTCATCAACCTCACCCTCAGCTCTTTCCAG GGCTTCTTTGTTGCTGTGCTGTACTGTTTTGCTAATGGAgag GTCCAAGCTGAACTGAAGAAGCGCTGGCAGCTTTTCCTGTTCACCAACCACTTCCAGGTCAGGAGTTGTTTCCGGGGAGCTCCCCTCAAGCACCTGTGGAAGTGCACTCGACGGCACCGCCCGCAGTGTTCTCGGCAGAGCGAGTCCTACGACGAGGGCGGCACCTCTGCGATACACCCGCACCTGCTGCAGGTGGCCGTACAAGGTGGAAGTGGAGCACATAGACTGGGAGACGTTAAAGGTCAAGGGATGAGGGGCTGCGACGCAACAGGGCTTGACTTTCTCACTAGGAAGAGCCTGTCCAGCAGCGACGGGGAGATAACACTCGGGGAGACCATGGAGGAGATTATGGAGGAGAGCGAGTTCTGA